Proteins encoded by one window of Bacillus sp. SM2101:
- the arsC gene encoding arsenate reductase (thioredoxin) yields the protein MTKKKIYFLCTGNSCRSQMAEGWGEKYLSDEWDVYSAGLEAHGLNPNAVKAMNEVGIDISEQTSDVIDTEILHSADLVVTLCGHADEHCPVTPPQVKRVHWGFDDPAKAEGSEAERWAFFQRVRDEIGERIKQFSDEGR from the coding sequence ATGACTAAAAAAAAGATCTACTTCTTATGTACTGGTAATTCATGTCGTAGCCAAATGGCTGAAGGTTGGGGTGAAAAATATTTAAGTGACGAATGGGATGTATATAGCGCTGGCCTTGAAGCACACGGTTTAAATCCAAATGCGGTGAAGGCGATGAATGAAGTTGGGATAGATATTTCTGAACAAACATCTGATGTCATCGATACAGAGATTTTACATTCCGCTGATTTAGTCGTTACACTATGTGGTCATGCTGATGAGCATTGTCCAGTTACACCTCCTCAAGTAAAACGTGTTCACTGGGGCTTTGATGACCCTGCAAAAGCGGAAGGGTCAGAAGCAGAAAGATGGGCATTTTTCCAACGTGTCCGTGATGAAATAGGTGAAAGAATAAAACAATTCTCAGATGAAGGAAGATAA
- a CDS encoding DUF1871 family protein: protein MENTNIKLMLKLQSWDPLGYGIGFYETENIDVLQAIHELNDKIVLAKRIQSIYENSFEELIPLSECEIMAQELLQIANTEICDL, encoded by the coding sequence ATGGAGAATACGAATATTAAGCTAATGTTAAAATTACAAAGCTGGGATCCATTAGGTTATGGTATTGGCTTTTATGAAACTGAAAATATAGATGTACTACAAGCCATACATGAGTTAAATGACAAAATTGTTTTGGCGAAACGCATTCAATCAATTTATGAAAATTCCTTTGAGGAGTTAATTCCGCTTAGTGAATGTGAAATCATGGCGCAGGAGCTTTTGCAGATTGCTAACACAGAAATTTGTGATTTGTAA
- a CDS encoding DUF3147 family protein translates to MYVIVKILVSALIIGIVTEVARKYPSYGGIIAALPLVSLLSLIWLSFQGESLVNLSKFTTGVLIGIPATVVLLVIVGICLKLAMPLVFSIGLGVLGWASFLFVQQLVMKVV, encoded by the coding sequence ATGTACGTGATAGTAAAAATTCTAGTTTCTGCATTAATTATTGGTATTGTGACTGAAGTAGCGCGCAAATATCCATCGTATGGAGGTATTATCGCTGCGTTACCTCTCGTAAGTTTACTTAGCTTAATATGGTTATCATTCCAAGGTGAATCGTTAGTGAACTTAAGCAAATTTACAACAGGTGTACTAATCGGCATACCAGCTACAGTCGTTTTATTAGTAATTGTTGGGATATGTTTAAAATTAGCAATGCCACTAGTGTTTTCAATTGGGTTAGGGGTTCTTGGCTGGGCTAGCTTCTTATTTGTACAACAGCTTGTTATGAAAGTAGTTTGA
- a CDS encoding MarR family transcriptional regulator, with amino-acid sequence MDEVKRVNDAWTDIYYYMHMTHKESISHQAIRILQHLEKKGNLTIGDISKYMEISHNTASEHVKRLIHKGYVNKKRDNNDERRVYVFLSKLGLDIIHKHSRLDEEKLTAIFSSISPEQLQVIDQAFTILREEAAKCT; translated from the coding sequence ATGGATGAAGTAAAACGAGTGAATGATGCTTGGACAGATATATATTATTATATGCATATGACACATAAGGAATCGATCTCCCATCAAGCAATACGCATACTTCAGCATCTTGAGAAGAAGGGGAATTTGACAATAGGGGACATTTCGAAATATATGGAAATTAGTCATAATACTGCATCAGAGCATGTGAAGAGGCTAATTCATAAAGGGTATGTGAACAAAAAGAGAGATAATAACGATGAGCGTAGGGTGTATGTATTTCTTTCGAAACTAGGTCTGGATATTATTCATAAACATTCAAGACTGGATGAAGAAAAATTGACAGCTATCTTTTCATCTATTTCTCCAGAGCAGCTACAAGTGATTGATCAAGCTTTTACGATATTGCGGGAGGAGGCAGCTAAATGTACGTGA
- a CDS encoding cytochrome P450 codes for MDNVIGNNDTEHLMYTKWEPFEWYKKMRKDHPIHLHTEYNYWDAFKYDDVSFILSNYKYFSSARYQGQDNDPFGESILFIDPPRHKQMRDLVNKSFTPKAMQSWESKIERISNMLIEDLHGKHSFDLVNEFSMPLPVIIIANILGVPTEELHLFKEWSDNIVEGVSDTSEEAIKAAQEKYASTINDLTSFFAEMINHKRNNFSDDIISILLQAEVDGKKLTQNELIGFCILLLVAGNETTTNLITNAVYCFLDDRTIFEQLKQNEQLLVPAIEEVLRYRSPVQAMERIVKQDIELHGQLLKAGDYVVAHIGSANRDETKFPQADQFLLDRSSNPHLAFGKGVHFCLGAPLARMEARIALTKLIRHFPEMNFVDDMAIEPINSPVVYGLKKLKIGVSRPPL; via the coding sequence TTGGATAATGTTATTGGTAATAATGATACTGAGCATTTGATGTATACAAAATGGGAGCCATTTGAATGGTACAAAAAAATGAGGAAAGATCATCCTATTCATTTACATACAGAGTATAACTATTGGGATGCGTTTAAATATGATGATGTAAGCTTTATATTAAGTAATTATAAATATTTTTCTTCTGCTCGATATCAGGGGCAGGATAATGACCCTTTCGGAGAAAGTATTCTTTTTATCGATCCACCTAGACATAAACAAATGAGAGATTTAGTTAATAAGTCATTCACTCCTAAAGCAATGCAATCATGGGAGTCGAAAATTGAACGGATTTCAAATATGCTAATTGAAGACTTACATGGAAAGCATTCTTTTGACCTCGTCAACGAATTTTCAATGCCTTTGCCTGTTATTATTATTGCAAATATACTGGGTGTTCCTACTGAAGAACTACATTTATTTAAAGAATGGTCGGATAATATCGTTGAAGGGGTTTCTGATACGTCAGAGGAAGCCATTAAGGCAGCGCAAGAAAAATATGCCTCAACTATAAATGACCTTACGAGTTTCTTCGCAGAAATGATTAACCATAAACGAAACAATTTCTCAGATGACATTATTTCAATACTTCTTCAAGCTGAAGTTGATGGAAAGAAATTAACACAAAATGAATTGATTGGTTTTTGTATATTATTGCTCGTTGCTGGAAATGAGACTACAACGAACCTTATTACAAATGCAGTTTATTGTTTTCTTGACGATCGAACTATTTTTGAACAACTAAAACAAAATGAGCAATTGCTCGTACCTGCGATAGAAGAAGTGTTAAGATACAGATCCCCTGTTCAAGCAATGGAACGGATCGTTAAACAAGACATCGAACTTCATGGACAATTGTTAAAAGCAGGTGATTATGTTGTTGCACATATTGGTTCAGCCAATCGAGATGAAACTAAATTTCCTCAAGCTGACCAGTTCCTACTAGACCGTTCATCAAACCCTCATCTAGCATTTGGAAAAGGCGTACACTTTTGTTTAGGTGCACCTCTTGCACGTATGGAAGCAAGAATAGCTTTAACTAAACTAATTAGGCACTTTCCAGAAATGAATTTTGTAGATGATATGGCAATAGAACCTATAAATAGTCCCGTCGTATATGGCTTAAAGAAATTAAAAATAGGGGTCAGTCGCCCACCGCTTTAA